A genome region from Anopheles stephensi strain Indian chromosome 2, UCI_ANSTEP_V1.0, whole genome shotgun sequence includes the following:
- the LOC118507861 gene encoding helicostatins: MRSYTWVMAVIAYMTLSLCLSVSWSLPASGATGGNSNDLDVDDLSRDRMSGEISTSQFQHMLAVRSPKYSFGLGKRRYIIEDVPGAKRLPHYNFGLGKRGSPLGGNDYEYDGLMGNQLGWNDNDYTNLITKDGQFDYDADKDKDAAKRATSGNGAGAAYRYHFGLGKRRTYDFGLGKRYFDAEEFNKRLPNRYNFGLGKR, encoded by the exons ATGCGTAGCTACACGTGGGTAATGGCAGTGATCGCGTACATGACGCTTTCCCTCTGCCTGTCAGTCAGTTGGTCACTTCCGGCCAGTGGCGCGACCGGCGGTAATAGTAACGATCTCGACGTGGACGACCTGAGCCGGGATCGCATGTCGGGTGAGATCTCCACGTCCCAGTTCCAGCATATGCTCGCCGTACGGTCACCAAAGTACAGCTTTGGGCTGGGCAAGCGGCGCTACATCATCGAGGACGTACCTGGCGCAAAGCGGTTACCTCACTATAACTTTGGCCTAGGAAAACGCGGAAG TCCTTTGGGCGGGAACGATTACGAGTACGATGGGCTGATGGGAAATCAGCTCGGATGGAACGATAACGATTACACCAATCTGATCACGAAGGATGGCCAGTTCGATTACGACGCGGACAAGGACAAAGATGCTGCGAAACGGGCTACGTCTGGCAACGGGGCCGGTG CCGCGTACCGTTATCACTTCGGGCTGGGCAAGAGACGCACGTACGACTTCGGACTCGGCAAACGCTACTTCGATGCGGAAGAGTTCAACAAGCGGCTTCCAAACCGGTACAACTTTGGCCTCGGCAAGCGCTAA
- the LOC118507862 gene encoding probable salivary secreted peptide, whose amino-acid sequence MKGLAVVAAVLLFVCLVASQSNNYFWGVRDPRDALLNRTIAVRSGTILQVKSIDLVYPVKGQVGRNISAISVTDQYTNGKGGYASLYAGGIGYNYTTVHLKSQRGHGYNFIVEIYGR is encoded by the exons ATGAAAGGACTCGCCGTCGTTGCCGCTGTGCTGCTGTTTGTGTGCCTGGTAGCTAGCCAGAGCAACAACTATTTCTGGGGCGTTCGGGATCCGCGTGATGCGCTGCTTAACCGCACCATCGCCGTCCGGTCCGGTACGATTCTGCAGGTCAAGTCGATAGATCTCGTGTACCCGGTGAAG GGCCAGGTAGGACGTAACATTAGTGCCATTAGCGTGACGGACCAGTACACCAACGGTAAGGGCGGGTACGCTAGCTTGTATGCCGGCGGTATCGGATACAACTATACGACGGTTCACCTGAAATCGCAACGTGGCCATGGGTACAACTTTATCGTGGAAATTTACGGCCGATAG